The proteins below come from a single Anguilla rostrata isolate EN2019 chromosome 3, ASM1855537v3, whole genome shotgun sequence genomic window:
- the yju2 gene encoding splicing factor YJU2 produces the protein MSERKVLNKYYPPDFDPSKIPKLKLPKDRQYVVRLMAPFNMRCKTCGEYIYKGKKFNARKETVQNELYMGLPIFRFYIKCTRCLAEITFKTDPENTDYAMEHGATRNFQAEKLLEEEEKKLQRDREEEELNNPMKVLENRTRDSKLEMEVLENLQELKELNQRQAQVDFEGMLCRHKHLEEQERRRQEEEDERETRDMLERALVKRLRDSDSDSDQEREDGREGNAQKCTSEKPTDILTTDRPTDAKASGPPPPGGVKRPRVETWERSVGGLGGGALGSLVVRKKPGISAPKPELAAPPPARPVQSEVSVPKATSSSVTAQASSSQPIAAQNGSSLSLLGAYSDSDDSE, from the exons ATGTCGGAAAGAAAGGTTTTAAAC aaataCTACCCGCCGGATTTTGATCCATCTAAAATTCCCAAACTCAAATTACCAAAAGATCGTCAGTATGTTGTGCGGTTGATGGCACCGTTCAATATGAG GTGTAAGACCTGCGGCGAGTACATCTACAAAGGGAAGAAGTTCAATGCCCGAAAGGAGACGGTCCAGAACGAGCTCTACATGGGTCTGCCCATCTTCCGCTTCTACATCAAGTGCACCCGCTGCCTGGCCGAGATCACGTTCAAG ACCGATCCGGAGAACACAGACTACGCCATGGAGCACGGAGCCACCCGCAACTTCCAGGCGGAGAAGCTGCtcgaggaagaggagaagaagctgcagagagacagggaggaggaagagctgaACAACCCCATGAag GTTCTGGAGAACCGGACCCGCGACTCCAAGCTGGAGATGGAGGTCCTGGAGAacctgcaggagctgaaggagctgaACCAGCGCCAGGCCCAGGTGGACTTCGAGGGCATGCTCTGCCGACACAAGCacctggaggagcaggagaggaggaggcaggaggaggaggacgagagggagaccag GGACATGCTGGAGAGAGCTCTGGTGAAGAGGTTGAGGGACTCGGACTCAGACTCTgatcaggagagagaggacgggagggagggaaacGCGCAGAAATGCACCTCAGAAAAGCCCACAGACATCCTGACCACGGACAGACCCACGGACGCCAAG gccAGCGGGCCCCCACCTCCAGGGGGGGTGAAGCGACCCCGGGTGGAGACCTGGGAGAGGAGCGTAGGGGGACTGGGTGGGGGAGCCCTGGGGTCCCTGGTGGTGAGGAAAAAACCAGGAATCTCGGCCCCAAAACCTGAACTggcagctccgcctccagcccgGCCTGTCCAATCAG agGTCAGCGTTCCAAAGGCCACGTCATCCAGTGTCACAGCACAAGCTTCCAGCAGCCAGCCAATCGCGGCGCAGAACGGCTCATCGCTGAGCTTGCTGGGAGCCTACTCTGACAGCGATGACAGTGaatga